ATGTAACTACACTCTCTTTTATTCACTTCGGGTTCACCTGCGGAAATGTCACTGAAAACTTGAAACATAAATCTGAAAAGgaaagcataaataaaacaatgtctGCTGAATGTGATGTATGTATTTGGCTTACAAATCAAGTATTCAATTATCCCAGAATATTTGAGACACCGCTTCATTAAGTGAAGCAATTCCCACTGAGGACCTGGGCAACTCCCTTTATCAACTCCCCTGATTCGATGAGTTAACTTTGAGTTATTTGCGAATTGATTTCCGCCCACTGCAACCCAGTGCAGCCCACTACAGAAATGGCCCCAAGTCCCCAAAAGAAGCCACTTACCTGTCTCTGGGAATGGAACTATCAATGCGGCTGGCCGCACTTCAGCTACATCAGCTCCAATCCTTGTCCTGTCTCCGGGAAAACCTGAGGAAAAGCCGAGGAAAACCATCGGTGAGGGACGGGGACGGTGGGGAAAATATGCAAGccaagcaatttgcatttgcacacCGCAAACGGTGAAGCAAAACTTAAGAACACAGCAGACAAGGACAACAAGTGCTGCAAGGAATATGCTAAATTACGAAAagacaaaaaaccaaacacgGCGCACGAAAAAAGAATGGCAGAAAGAATAAACTTTGTTAGACTCCCCCGACCGCTCTCTAAAAAAGTATTCTCGAGAAGTTGCCCAAAGTCGAGTTGAAATCTGGAACCTGCTTCCCAGGCTAACGACAAATGTAAGGGGCGAGGCACGACTAACATATACCTATTAATCGATTTCTCTCTATATATAAACACAGATCGGAAATGAATCAATGAGAAGTTAATAACGAATGGTAAGCTATTTAGAATTTCACAATTTCAACTCTTCAATGAAATGAAGCTAGTCATATTAtttagcaaaatatttaagaacatATAtagcaattattattatttaatatttaattaaatccaaaTATTTGCGCATACTTTTTCAAAAGTCCCTTACACCATTTTGTCACTTCTACTGGGTATTAAAATCCCTTTTGCAAAAGGAGTTACAAAGGGGATGGGAAGATTGCCTTTCTTTCGGACAGTCCTTCTGCAACACGTAAAAATACTAGatatattaattgtttatcGACGACATAACatcaaaataatatgaaaGTAGAATTATACAGctattgaaatataaatatagttgATTGAACAGCTACTTTTCACTCCACTTGCCTTGCACatgaaaatgtattcaattcaatttgtttaaatatccGTTTGAGGACAAGtactttttctcagtgcacttgTCGTGTCAAGGTAGAAGGCAAATAATCAGAGACCTCAGCTCCGAGCATCCTTGTTGTGTGCTGTTATTGAAAATAGTTTTACAATTTATAGAGTACCCCCTGCTACAGCGACGCCCCCTTCTCCATTATCCCGCCCCCTTTGGCAGTGTCTCACCTGGCCTTTGTCTGgtcggtgggcgtggcaatgcGGCTGGGCGCCCACAGCTCTTTGCATGACAAAGGCTCCTTGCGGTTGCCAGGTCCTTCAGAATGTCAGATTCAACTGTCGGCTCAAAAGTGGGTGGACGAACGAGTGGGGCTTCCTAAGGACCTGACTCCTGGGTCCTGGGCCCTGAATCCTGAGTCCACTATACTTGTCTCCGGCGACGGCATCGCACTCCATCTAAGCTGATTTGTCGGCTTACGGCCAAGTCACACAAGATGGCCATAACCAAAGTTTGGTTATGTGTAAGGAATCCCATCAAGTGATGTTATGTGCCAAGGAGATACCAAATGATCTGCTGGTTTATAATGCACAGAATCGGAATGATTTGAAAAgctcaaaaaaaaacgatACCAATAATTGAGAATAGTTATTTCAGAAGGTATACATTTCAAAGgattactttaaataattagtaattttattcattataATGTTTAGTAATAGCTACCTACATAGATAGCAACATTATGTGTAGTATCATTAATATCCATTTTCAGCTGTATTAACTATTTTGAAGCTGCCATTTAGTATCATATGTACATTCATACCAATCTGCAGAAATCATTAATCTAAATTGAGGCGAAGAGAAACTCTGTCGATCCCAGGATCCAACCtgaaattaacataatttatcGCTTATTGAATCAATCGAAGTTCCAGCTTGTCAACCACCTTTGCCTCCATTTCCTCGTTTTCTCAAGTTTCCCCCGAAGAATGAGGGCGGGAAAATTGAGAGATTGGCCGTTTAAAAAAGCGAGCCACGTAGAAAGATTACATGAATTCGTAATAAAAAACTACTGTCAGCTTGCATCAGGGAACTTTCCATCATTTCCCCGGCAAGTGCGGAACCGGAAGGAAAATCTTGGGGAATGAGGAGTGCAGATTTGATTTGGGTGTTGGCGTCTAGTAAATCCGCTGGGGATATATCCGAAACatacgaacacacacacacacacacacagagtgGATTCTCCATTGGAATGTTTTGCTATTTTGCGATTGAGCTGTCCAAATGCGCCTTTTAATGTAATCTCTTACGGATTTGTTTTGACAGGAGTGCCGCACACCCACATCCCACGGAATCGCCCACATCCCACGGCAAAACACCCCGTCTCCACCTACCATTTTGTGCGAATTTCTTTTCATCCAATGCATATGAAATGGGTGCGGATAAGTCTGGTTATGTTTTCTTGGGACCGAGTGGTTTATGCTTAGGTATACTTTCATCATAAATATTAGATTACTCGAGCGTatgtaatttattatattagaTTTGAAACGGCCAATTCAATTGGGGAATgccgaaacaaaaaaactgaTAAATTTTGAACCGTTGTTATAATGGACGACCAACTCCATCGACCGGAAatgaacaataaaaaaatatatgtttaagcTAATCTTATTAGTAACATTTTAAACAAGCAATTCATTTTAAAGCTGTAGGCTGATAATACATAATGTAATCGAAATGAATATTAACCATTTATAACATCCATGCTTTTTAAGGCACTCTTGCccactttaaattattattccaattaatctaaaaattagttttgtcAATTATTTTTGGCCCGAGGTAAATTCAATAAGATTGAGCTGTCTGGCGAAATTGCAAAGTTCGTTTTTATAGTGGCAcataaaataatcaagtttATTGTGGACCCCGGGGAGCTAATTTCCGAATCATAATACCATATCCTATCGCCGCTTGTTGGGTTAACTATGATATGTAAATGCTGGGGATGCTGGGGATGCCATCCAGTGGAGGCGCTGATGCAGATGCGTgtgatgtgtgtgttttctgaGCTGCAGATTGCGGGGAACTGCTGGGCTGGCAATCCGATTTACATATTACTAAAGGGAAAGTCTGCTTTGAATAAACTTCCCACACTTATCCGCCCAGTTCCCCTACCCGCTCTTTCCCAGTgtacgtgtgtgcgtgtgtgtgcagtttttaaatttgcaaaCATGAGCATGTAAATTTGCAATGAATAAATTAACTGGAGTCAAACTGCTTCTTCCCTCCCATCCTCTAGTTTTTTGAGAAGCGTTCTTGTGACGCTTCTCAACACTTTCgctatttattaaaatataaattgactttTCAACTCACGCCTCCATCAAACAAACACATATGCATTTTTGGCGCGAAAATTACGTAAGGCctataaacattaattatttgaataaattaaaaaaccgATTAACCTCTAATAACGAAGTGGGAATATTTAGGACCACAACTTCATTCTTAAtcttatcaataaaaaatgcgCAGCCCAGCCAGCAGCTTTATTCTCTGTTTTAATCACTTCGTATTATGCAGTGTCCTTGAGGAGTGAGTGGGTGGCTTAGCTGGCTGGGTGGGGTGTTAACAAAGTGTTTGCCAAAGGCccggcaaaaggaaaacaatcacGTGGCCAAGAGACAGCCAGGCCTGTTCGGGCAGCCTGACAACGAACGGCAACTCTTTTTATGCCCCTTACTTACGTAGAGCAAAAGGGTATATCAGATTATTAGACAGTATGTAATAGGTAGAAGGAAGTATTACCTCAGTataaattatcatttattcttattttttgccaatttctttcgatatgccaaaaaacGTTTGCACTGCCAcaacaggtatctgatagtcgagcgGCTGGACTATAACTTTCTCTCTtgttatttcttatttttgcaatatcaacaataacaagatCCTGCAGATGAAACTACACGGAAAGCAAAAAAAGCTGCAATATAAAAcatgcacataaataaaataaattgtttcaaacgtaaaaacatatattacTTTAACCCTATGTATGCATATTGAATCTTATGTATATCCTTATTTTCATGACCACATTTTCGCTctgtgcactcaaaaaaatctGTAGGATGCGGACAGACGGAGAAGATATGGCAGACGTAGGGGCCAGACTCAGACTCCGAGCTGGATTTGGATTCgagattgggattgggatgggaAAACGTCAACGGCAGTCGCGGCGACAACGATACGACAACTTCAGGACGAATTCTGGAAGGGAAAACTTCGTCTGCCACCCAGGCCACCCCCTAAACTCCGcccagcacaacaacaacagcgagcagcagaagcagcagcaaaaaaaaaaaaaaacacaacgaGCCGAGAAAACTCAATTAAACTTTTGTAATTACAGCTAAAACGGAAGAAGATATTTATCCAGTATAATTGCATTGAAGGCAAATGAAAGAAAAGgaaagccagaaaaacaacaagaacgagacacacacacactggctgggaaaaaaagaaaaaccaaagacCGGGGCGAAAGAAAgctgggaaaataaataaataaaggatGCCAGGAGACAAGAAATGGGCGACAGGATAAGCAGATGCCACTTGGATCAGTCCAAGGACGGATACTAGAACAGATTCCATGTAGGTGAGTGTTCACAATCAATTGTTTTGACCCTGAAAGATCAACAAGTTTCACAGGGAAAATCCTTTTATCGAtatgttttcaattaatatagtttaatatatttttactttccatagaaacaaaaacattaactTACAGTGATCGGAGATTTTTTATAAGCCATTTCAGAACGCAAAATACCCAAACGAATGACACGGTTAAGCTGATGATATCTGATTTGTTTTTCGCTCGAATCCATTTATCATTTTCGAtaggaaaatgttttcaattgTCCGTGTCGTCGATTGTCCGTCCGGTTTGTCTGTTGATGAAGACATTAATTTGATGCAAATCGCGTCAACTGAACACAATCGAAGTGCTAATTGCGCTTCTTTCAATGGACAATCCGACACCGACGTGCCGCCCACTTTTGCCGCCCTCGTTCTCCAACAATTTTCCCAGCAATTTCCCAATCTTATTTTCCCACCTTCTTGGCCTCGCTCCACAATGAACGCTAACAAACAGCAGCCAATCGCCGCCCCACATCCTGACATCCAAGCTGGCGATGATGAttgtgatgatgatgctgccgGAGATGGGgttgcggatgcggatgcgaatgcgaatgcggatgggaatgatgatgatgatgaggtgGCCGGGTCAGGTGAActgcagctccaactccagctcGAAGGACTCTGGACGCCGGACACTCATTCCCCTGCAGTCCAATCACTTCACTTCATTATGTATGCGCGACACAGACAATGGGCCACTGATGGACGTGCTGCAATTGCACTGCCACTAGTGGCTAGTAGCTCCAACTAGTGGctagttgctcctgctccagctacTGCTACTGCCACGGCCAACTCCTGGCCACCGCAAACATAGACGTTCCATTTCCAGCCACTTTGGCACtgctcaaaataaataatcaccACAGGGCATCCacttacaaattaatttagcGTAGAATGGTAATAATAATGCATATGGAAAATATAGTATAACATATTAGCACATTAGCCGTAAAAGTTATCGGTGTGCTTACGGAAAGcagttaaattttataaaatataaaaatataagatCTATCTTACCTATAATCATACTTACTTACTTAAAATTCGTTACATAAAATCCGATTTCTCATAATTAGCTCGCTATAGTACAGCATCGCAAACTTTGATATAAAGCTATAAATACTATATTGAATCAACAAGAATTCTctttttctttgagtgcatGAAACTGAATGCATCGCATTCCTGTGAACCTGAGCGGTTGTTGCTACTATGACTTCGACTgaataaaatgttttgtaaATCTGAAACGCTTGTCTATAAACGGggcatgtgtttgtgtgtacgGGTGTGCACACCTCAACCCCCCGAAAACCCCCTCTGAAAAGTACCCTCTTGACCATTTCCGGTGGGGGCAACACCTTTGCACCACCTGCATGCCGAGCGGAGTCAAATTGCCGAGCATGCGGTGCTAGTTTATCTATTTGCCTGCCTGACCAGCTTGTTAAGTTTTCTCTTCAGCCGACTGACCCCCTCTTTTCACTACGTTTTTCCCGCACTTTTACCTTTCTCCTGGAAAAGCCACAAGTGACGGGAAGCAATGCCAAGAGTCGAGTTCCTGAAAAAGGGCGAGACCGTAAAGGCGAAAGGCTCGTCAcactttgaaatattttcgaaattaaGATCAATTCACTACGAAAATAAGACAGGTGCTAAAAGATTTTAGCTAGCAATCTACATATGATGAGTCAACCCGTAATCCATCACTCGTTTCAAAGTtcgatatttatattttatatccgTTGTAAGAATTTAAAAGCTATATTGTCGATTAAGCCctcttttcgctcagtgtCCTGCCACAGCTCGCTCCCATCTCCGGCTGAAAATGCAGTTGTTCATCATCAAAAAGACGATGCTCGAAACTTTATGTTCGACCAACTCACACCAACTGGCCAACTCTCAGGTTTCAGGGTTTCCCGGATGGCAGTAgctgcaaatggcaaacggcaTCATCAAAGTGCCATTGGCAAAGTTATCTGGCCGCTTGTAATTTAATGTGGGCGTTACTATAAAAACTCGACCATTTTGTGCCACACTGCTGAAAGCTGTTCCTCCATCAGCCATGACTATATAGCATAGTAGTCCATACCCATTCGCAATTCCACTCCATATCGCCTCTTTTTCGACTCCGCACAGATTGGATTTGCAAACGCAATTTTCGCTTACacaacattattttaatgtaatttttctatttattgcTGGGCACTCCTTTGGGCTGGACCCAAATTGCATTCAagaaaatgttggccaaacaTTGTAggttttaaaaattgttgcagtCTTTGGAGAAATAGTATtacttatacatttttcacactgcaatttaaagtaaataaactaGTAATATTTGCatcaatattaataaaatcCAACAAATGCCGTAACAAATCTCGTCTGATCTTTCAGTTCACTTAAGTTTGAAATCTTTGACTTTATTTGCAAAAGCGTTGGGAACCAGAGCCACCCTGCAAAAAAGGGCATCATTtatatgcaacattttttacACGCTCGCCGATATTATAGATTTAAGTGCACACATTAAGCCGGGTTATACGCAGTGCCCACATTGGAGCCATTATTATGAATACGCGCGGCTCTATTCAATTTTATAAGCTCTTtgcatataaaacaaaacaatacaCAGGACCTTCGGCTAAGTGCAATGCGGCtatatagccatatagccaCGTCAAATTCCATCCATTTGCCCTTTTAATAGGGGTGGGGGGATTGCCACGGAAATGTTTTCATAAAAGCCGACGACCAAGGCAACAATTTATGAGGCCTTCTTCATGTCAGTTGGCTGCTCATTAAATCCCCGTTCGTATTTTCGCATCCCATCCGAATTCATTTCATCCAAGTATGGCCATCAAAGTCGATTACCTAGAAAATGGCCAGCATGTCAATCGATTAAGTTGCATTAGTCCAGCAGGCGCAAAGGTCCACAATGATTTTGATGTCCAGGCTTGCAGGATTCCAGGGTCCAGGGTGTTATGTCCTTCGTTCAAAGTTCAGAGCTCGTTTTCGGTGCCCTGGTGGCACTCGCTTGATTGTCAAATTACATTATCATCCTCGTAAAGGAGCAGCGTCTGTGTTTTGACAGCTGTTTTTGGCTATTGACATTCGCTTCTTGACAAAACACCCGCACATGTGGAGCCAGCAACTCGACTCCTGGAACCATTGACCACTGGAACTCCTAACCCGAACCCTAAGACATCTTTTTGGAGTACACCGCAGTTagatggaacaaatttaatgattttgtGTAAAATGTAGTAGCTCGAAGGCATAGAAAGTCGTGCGCGTTGTCATTTAGACagtgaatttaatttagttaattgtGGTCAAGATTGCTCGGTCAAAATCAAGCTTAAGTCACCAGCTTTTCGCAGTGTTTGCAGCTCCCTCTGCGGAGCGACGATATTTAGTAGCAGGCAAATGGCCGGCGTTTTTATGGCCAGGCATCAAAGTTAATTTGGCCCAGAGTCCAGGGCTTCGGGCTTTACGGTCTGGAACTCTTTGAAGAACTTCGGGCTGGCTACGTTGAAAGTTCGGCAGCCCTGCAAGTGAAAAAGTTGCCCTTTGCTCACCAAAAATCAGGCTGGCAAAAGTTTACCATTTTACCTGGGCAACAAAATCAACTGGCAACGAGTATGTGAACTCTGACCCCGCCCCCTCTCTAATTCGTTCGCCTTCGCTCCGGTGAAAgttcaataataaaaatcacttTTATTGCTCAATATATTCTAATTACGATAATTTCCACGTAAACGCAACAAAACTTGACTAATTTCAGTGGCGGCAAAGGAGCGAGGACCCTGCCTTTTGGGCCGTTGTTAATTCATGAAGTGTCCCTGATAAAGTGTAATTATTCCATGAATATCGAAAAAGTGTTCACCTTGCGGTCGTCGTGAGTAGTtccacaaaaagaaaaaccaaataaaaacgGGGGTAACCAAAGGAGTCTGGGTGGACTGGCTGTGTGTGATTTTATGGTAATTTGCGTGTAATGAAAACTAATAGCAATTGATTGTACGACGTGTACGACTGCCACGGACCCTTTTGCAGCCCCCTTCATATCCGGAAAATCACCCAGTGGTGACCCCACTGTCTTGGAATGGAAATTGTCGCTGACTAAGTAAACAAACGGGACTGACACCTGATAATGGTTATATATTGTACGCACTCCATTTCCCCAACCAAAATCATTgtcaaatgtgtgtgtgtgtgtgcacatcCGTTCCAGCTGTGGTCATCAAAATGTTTTGGCCTAATCCAGCCGGAATCCAGGGGCTCAGAAAGCTGACTCATTTGGCCGAAGCCTTTGTGCGAAAACCCATATAAACCGTAGTTATTATAGTTTAcgtaaattattattatattcacGTTGGGCTTGTGCTTTGCTAGGCAATACTTTAAGACTTTTGCATGGACTTGTGAGTGTATCAATAACGAtttaaaatgcacacaaaattaaatacttgCTAACTTGGCTGTTCGGACTTTCATTTTCCACTGGcaggtggaaaaaaaaagaaataatacaCGGGAAAAGCAAACCATAATGACCAACAAATGCCAGGTGCAGAATTTCAGAGATTTTTTCCACTGCTTTCCACCTGGCAAAAATCCTTGCAGCATGCAATCTCCGCCATCTTGATGCATTCTTATAATTCGCATGGCATGCAACCGACATTTGTTGGATGCCACACGAATCCTTTCGTCCAGGATACATTCTCTTTCTATTCTACTTATAAACCCCTAGCACGCGACTATCCATTATCCATTAGATCAGGCGAACTTAAAGATGGCAAAGAGCTCTTCAACGTGGTGAGACCACAGTTTGCGGCAAGGAAagttgcaaacatttttgcttgATTAACTTTTGAAATGAATATCAATACACAATATCGCAAAATGTGTATAGAAAACAACAATGGGGGCAGAAGGAcgagatgcagatacagatacggatacataAGTGTGGCAATATGGGCAAGCATTTTCATTATTGTCTGGCCAACTGATTTATGCCATTCAATTCGCTTTCGGCAGACAAACCGCCGGAAAATGAAGCCCATGAATCAGTAGTGTGGCCAATTCGGAATACAAATgccgaacagcagcagctgttgaCCCCCGACCTCTGACCCACCGACTCCCCCTTGCACACATATGCCCCAATCCCCTTTCCCGATTCACTCAGAAGTTAAACGATAAAGTTTTCCCAGCTCGGTGGCCTTGACTCGAAACTCAATCATTGTTTGGCTCGGTGTTTGACCAATGGGCAATGGCAAAGTCGAAGTCAAATGGGAGATGTCCCGCCGACAGTCCGGCGGATGGGCTTCCGTCCGGATTGTCCGGCAATATCCGATGGTGTCCACAGAGTTGCAGGGGTTAAACAGGGGTCAAGTTGCCATTTGTGGAGAGCAGTGATATTATGCCAGTGATATGAACAATCATTCCTTGTTCTTTAGAAATTACTTAAGatcatttttaaatcaaataaaattccaaacaTATCACAAACAATGAGTCAAAATATCCcactatatttttttgatgTAGATTAATATGAACGCCTTATGAAAATTGATGGGTCCATTTCACacagtttattgatttaatgcAAGGAAAACGAACAAACAAATCAAGAGGAATGTCATGCACTTCTGTAGAAGTGTTCAATTTTTGGGACTTAAGAATATTTTGCAAGTGCCAAAGTTTCTGGGCTCTCTCTCTAcctctgtttttgtttgtatagattaaaattaacaaaatacataaataaacattcagTTTGGTGCAAATGAGAGGGCGCGCGCCcattccaaaaacaaaagctctTGCAgcttttttggaaatttttttGGGCATCGAATAAAAAGATTTCCTATAAAACGAAGCAATTCtttgattttataaaattaaataag
This Drosophila simulans strain w501 chromosome X, Prin_Dsim_3.1, whole genome shotgun sequence DNA region includes the following protein-coding sequences:
- the LOC120285270 gene encoding uncharacterized protein LOC120285270, yielding MFSIVRVVDCPSGLSVDEDINLMQIASTEHNRSANCASFNGQSDTDVPPTFAALVLQQFSQQFPNLIFPPSWPRSTMNANKQQPIAAPHPDIQAGDDDCDDDAAGDGVADADANANADGNDDDDEVAGSGELQLQLQLEGLWTPDTHSPAVQSLHFIMYARHRQWATDGRAAIALPLVASSSN